A window of Etheostoma spectabile isolate EspeVRDwgs_2016 chromosome 18, UIUC_Espe_1.0, whole genome shotgun sequence contains these coding sequences:
- the gpr176 gene encoding G-protein coupled receptor 176, whose protein sequence is MDSGSRAATVGDGAANFTAAHLWLDLLNASSTPTRWDSSPPAEGTGLDQQQRPIREQAYRDFTTTIQVFILIGSLLGNATVLWCTCCTNVFKSVTNRFIKNLACSGICAGLVCVPFDMALGASPRCCWWLHTLLLCKAIKFLHKLFCSVTVLSFSAIALDRYYSVLYPLERKISDARSRDLVIYIWVHATVVSLPVFAVTNVTDVYVTSSCSDDHARSLGHMVYVLIYNVTTVILPLALVFLLMLLIRRALSTSQKKKVIIAALRTPQNSISIPYVSQKEAELHATLLAVVLAFSACSTPYGALVIYRTVLADTKELPISLYLIALWLPKVSLLTNPLLFLTVNRSARHSWLDLLSRIHRRYSRRNMVSTGGLASLGGEGVIGEPVGLETAGRSGSQLLEMFNIGQQQIFRPSEEEGEEEDAENAENEIPSQGSGGCSGSKEDHKNGSRLGSFKGEVITKKDLLQGTGGGLIITKDGPSSIVAPRASPVHTCAYASSSQVAPATPSEAEDSTQFGFGPFELPPQWLPETRNSKKRLLPPLGNTPEELIQTKLPRPRPERRISRNNKVSTIPTVDQ, encoded by the exons ATGGATAGTGGGAGCCGGGCTGCGACGGTCGGGGACGGTGCAGCCAATTTCACAGCAGCCCACCTCTGGCTGGATCTTCTTAATGCTTCGAGCACGCCGACGCGGTGGGACAGCAGCCCACCTGCCGAGGGGACCGGGCTGGATCAGCAGCAGCGCCCCATCCGAGAGCAAGCCTACCGGGACTTCACCACCACCATCCAGGTTTTCATCCTCATAGGGTCGCTACTCG GAAATGCCACTGTGTTGTGGTGCACCTGCTGCACGAATGTCTTTAAGTCTGTGACCAACCGATTCATCAAGAACCTGGCGTGCTCGGGTATCTGCGCCGGCCTAGTGTGCGTTCCCTTCGACATGGCGCTTGGAGCCAGCCCTCGCTGCTGCTGGTGGCTTCACACTCTGCTGCTCTGCAAGGCCATCAAGTTCCTCCATAAGCTGTTCTGCTCGGTCACTGTGCTCAGTTTCAGTGCCATCGCACTCGACAG ATACTACTCTGTGCTGTACCCGTTAGAGAGGAAGATCTCAGATGCAAGATCCCGAGATCTGGTCATCTATATCTGGGTCCACGCGACCGTGGTGAGCCTTCCTGTGTTCGCTGTGACCAATGTGACGGATGTGTATGTCACCTCGTCCTGCTCCGATGACCACGCCCGCTCCCTGGGCCACATGGTGTACGTGTTGATCTACAACGTCACCACGGTGATCCTCCCGCTCGCTCTGGTCTTTCTTTTAATGCTGCTGATCCGCAGAGCACTCAGTACCAGCCAGAAGAAGAAGGTGATAATTGCGGCGCTGAGGACTCCCCAGAACAGTATCTCCATCCCGTATGTGTCCCAGAAAGAGGCTGAGCTACACGCCACTCTGCTGGCTGTGGTGCTGGCTTTCTCAGCCTGCAGCACCCCCTATGGGGCCTTGGtaatttatcgcaccgtttTGGCAGACACTAAAGAGTTACCCATCTCACTGTATCTGATAGCCCTCTGGCTACCCAAGGTGTCCCTGCTCACCAACCCACTCTTGTTTCTGACTGTTAATCGCTCAGCGCGTCATAGCTGGCTGGACTTACTGTCCAGGATTCACAGACGTTACAGCCGCCGTAACATGGTCAGCACCGGGGGTCTGGCCTCTTTGGGAGGAGAGGGCGTGATCGGAGAGCCTGTGGGACTGGAGACAGCCGGTCGATCCGGGAGCCAGCTCCTGGAGATGTTTAACATTGGCCAGCAGCAGATCTTCAGGCCCTCTGAAGAAGAAGGGGAAGAAGAGGATGCAGAGAATGCAGAGAATGAGATCCCTTCTCAAGGATCAGGAGGCTGCTCTGGGTCTAAAGAGGACCACAAGAATGGCTCAAGACTTGGGAGCTTCAAAGGTGAAGTGATCACCAAAAAAGATCTTCTGCAGGGGACAGGTGGGGGGCTAATCATCACCAAGGACGGCCCGTCTTCAATCGTAGCACCCCGGGCCTCTCCGGTCCACACATGTGCTTACGCCTCTTCATCTCAGGTGGCACCAGCTACACCTAGTGAAGCTGAGGACTCCACACAGTTTGGTTTTGGACCCTTTGAACTGCCACCTCAGTGGTTACCAGAGACCAGGAACAGCAAAAAGAGGCTGCTGCCTCCGCTGGGTAACACACCCGAGGAGCTGATCCAGACTAAACTGCCCAGGCCGAGGCCTGAACGGAGAATCAGCAGGAACAACAAGGTCAGCACCATCCCAACTGTGGACCAGTGA
- the acot20 gene encoding acyl-coenzyme A thioesterase 1 produces MAYSQVRLKILPSVRCLFDKMVQVKVEGLAPHKQVQLRSKVVDDRGVVFKASALYKADETGLVDVYRAPSLGGSYTGVEPMGLFWALAPETPHSKLLKKNVLSPTLVEIEALSGETGEVLASETNERRYMTEGMKRTPVQVGRIRGVLFVPPGKGPFPGIVDLYTFGGRLTEPRASLLANKGFVVLALAYTDYQDLPKIPKKLELEYFEEAVSYLRAQPEVKGPGIGIIAISHSGGLALSMSSFFSGISATVCINGCNANTVIPLHYKDIVIPPLPPVMKNIKILESGLVDVRDALPDPSLEKNRASLIPIERASCQFLFAVSEDDRNWNSVFFAKQAAATLKNHGKETFQLVTYPKAGHFLEVPHMPFCSSGFHGAVGSDVVFGGEPKAHSEAQLDLWGKVQEFFKSHLDN; encoded by the exons ATGGCTTACTCACAGGTCCGCCTGAAAATTCTCCCCAGTGTTCGGTGTCTCTTCGATAAAATGGTGCAGGTGAAAGTAGAGGGACTCGCTCCTCACAAACAAGTTCAACTGAGGTCCAAAGTAGTTGATGACAGAGGGGTGGTTTTCAAGGCTTCTGCTCTGTACAAAGCAGATGAAACCGGCCTGGTGGATGTCTACCGTGCACCCTCGCTGGGAGGAAGTTACACCGGAGTGGAGCCCATGGGTTTGTTTTGGGCCCTGGCACCGGAGACGCCACACAGTAAACTTCTAAAGAAGAATGTGCTCAGCCCAACACTGGTGGAGATAGAAGCACTGAGTGGAGAGACTGGTGAGGTGTTGGCCTCTGAAACCAACGAGAGACGATACATGACAGAGGGGATGAAGAGAACACCTGTGCAAGTGGGAAGAATACGAGGAGTCCTCTTCGTACCGCCAG GAAAGGGACCGTTCCCAGGAATAGTGGATTTGTACACATTTGGTGGACGTCTTACTGagcccagagccagcctcttggcaaataaaggttttgttgtTCTTGCACTGGCCTATACAGACTACCAGGATTTACCAAAAATACCTAAAAAGTTGGAATTGGAGTACTTCGAAGAGGCTGTATCTTATCTGAGGGCACAGCCAGAG GTTAAAGGTCCGGGGATTGGCATCATAGCAATCTCTCACAGTGGCGGTTTGGCTTTGTCGATGTCATCTTTCTTCTCTGGGATCTCAGCAACCGTCTGTATTAATGGCTGCAATGCAAATACTGTGATTCCTTTACACTACAAAGACATTGTTATACCTCCACTTCCCCCTGTCATGAAGAACATTAAAATCCTAGAGTCTGGGCTTGTAGATGTACGAGATGCCTTACCTGACCCCTCCTTGGAAAAGAACAGGGCGTCATTGATTCCGATTGAACGGGCCAGCTGCCAGTTCCTGTTTGCCGTGTCGGAAGATGACCGCAACTggaatagtgttttttttgccaagcAGGCTGCTGCAACGCTAAAAAATCATGGCAAAGAGACTTTTCAGTTAGTAACATACCCTAAAGCTGGACACTTTTTGGAAGTCCCTCACATGCCTTTTTGTTCGTCTGGGTTTCATGGAGCAGTAGGGAGTGATGTGGTGTTTGGTGGGGAGCCAAAAGCCCATTCTGAGGCTCAGCTCGACCTGTGGGGAAAAGTCCAGGAGTTCTTCAAGAGCCACTTGGACAACTAG